One Deltaproteobacteria bacterium genomic window, TGCTCTCGGAGCGCCAGCAGGATCAGATCACCACCTCGATCGTGGACGAGATCACGGGGCTCGGGCCGCTCGAGCCCTTGCTCGCGGACCCGTCGGTGAGCGACATCCTGGTCAACACCTTCGCCGCCGTCTTCGTCGAGCGCGGCGGAAACCTCGAACGCACCAACGTGCGCTTTCGCGACAACGAGCACCTGATCCACACCATCAACCGCATCGTGGGGCGCGTCGGGCGTCGTATCGACGAGGCCTCGCCGATGGTCGACGCGCGGCTCCCCGACGGCTCCCGCGTCAACGCGATCATTCCGCCGCTGGCGCTCGATGGGCCGCTGCTCTCCATCCGGCGCTTCGGCAAGCACCTCGTCTCGGTCAAGGAGCTCCACCAGCACGGGAGCCTGACCCGCAACATGGCGCTCTACCTGAAGAGCGCCGTGCGCGCGCGCTGCAACATCCTGATCAGCGGCGGGACGGGGGCCGGCAAGACCACGCTGCTGAACGCGCTCTCGGGCTTCATCCCCTCGCGCGAGCGCATCGTGACCATCGAGGACTCGGCGGAGCTCAAGCTGCAGCAGGAGCACGTCGCGCGGCTCGAGACGCGTCCGCCGAACATCGAGGGGAAGGGCGAGATTGGGATCCGCGAGCTCGTTCGCAACGCGCTGCGCATGCGTCCCGACCGCATCATCGTGGGCGAGGTGCGCGGCGCCGAGGTGCTGGACATGGTCCAGGCCATGAACACCGGCCACGAGGGCTCCCTCGCGACGATCCACGCCAACGCGCCGTCGGACGTCTCGACGCGCCTGCTCTCGATGTTCGGCTTCGCCGCCACCAACATCTCGGAGCCGATGGTGCTGCAGATGGTGGCGCGCGCGATCCACCTCGTGGTCCAGGTCAGCCGCATGACCGACGGACGGCGGCGCGTCACCTCGATCAGCGAGGTGGCCGGGATCAAGAACGGCGAGATGGCCCTCAACGAGGTCTTCAGCTACGAGCAATGGGGGGTGGACCCCAACGGGCGCGTGCAGGGGGACTTCGCCTGCTCGGGGCACTCGATCCTGGCGGCGCGTTTCCGTGCGGCGGGGGTCCCCTTCGACCTCGAGGAGGGAGGGCCCCCCCGATGACGCTGGCGCAGGCCATCGGACTTCTCGCCGCGCTCGCGCTCTTTTGCGCGCTGCAGGCCCTCTTCTGGATCTGGCGCGGCCAGCGCAGCCAGCGCAACTGGCTCATCCGCGAGCGGCTGCAGGGGGCCGCCGAGGAAGACGTCTCGCTGCTGCGCCAGGAGCGCGCGCACGTGAAGGGCCTCCTCGGCCGGCTCGACGCCATGCACCGCCTGCAACGGGCGCTGATCCAGGCTGGCATGACCATCTCCGTGGGGAGCTTCCTCGTCGCGGGCGGAGTCGCCGTGGTGACCGTGGGGCTGCTCGCGACGCTCATCTCCGGCAGCGGTCTTTCGGGGTTCGTCTTCTCGCTGCTCGTGGTGCTGCTCACCTGGCTCTACCTCGTGCGCGCCCGCACCCAGCGCCTCGAGCTGCTCGAGACGCAGCTCCCGCGCGCCCTCGAGCTCATGATCTACTCCCTGCGCGCCGGCCACAGCCTCGAGGAATCGATCCGCTTCTCGTCGCTCGAGCTTCCCGACCCGCTCGGCGCCGAGCTCCAGCGCGTGGCCGAGCAACAGCACCTCGGGCGTCCCGTCGAGCAGGCGCTGCTCCAGTTCGGCGCGCGGTACCCGCGAAGCGATGCGCTCCGCACGCTCGTCGAGGCGGTGCTGGTGCTCAAGCAGGCCGGCGGCAACGTGGTCTACGTGATGGAGCAGCTCATCCTGACGCTGCGTTCGCAGGCGGCGTACCAGGCGCGCTACCGCGCCCTCACCGCCGAGGGGCGCACCTCGGGCGCGATCCTCGGCCTGCTCCCCGTGATCATCGCGCTGACCGTGCTCCTGATTCAGCCCAACTATCTGGACGCGCTCGTAGCCGACAGCTCCGGGCGCTCGGTACTCATGGTGGCCGTGTCCCTGTGGCTCGTCGGGGTGCTCTGGCTCCGCCAGCTCGTACGTCCGGCGCTGTAGAGGAGAAGCCGTGCCGACCTTCGTCACCGTCGCTGCCTTCGCCGCCTGCGGGATCAGCGCCCTGCTCTTCCTCCTGCTCGGCGTGCGCCACTACCTGCGCCAGCCACGCGAGGAGAAGGAGGAGGCCCCGAGCGTCGCGCTGCGCGCCGTGGCCGGAGGCGGCAAGCCCGGCAGCACGGCGAAGCAGCTACAGGACCGGCTGGTGCGCGCTGGCATCTACACGCAGGAGTCGGTGGACCTCTTCTACACCGTGCGGATGACCGTCCTCGGCGTCGGCGTGGTCCTCGCCGCGATCGCCGGCTTCGTGGTCGGCAACGTCGGCGGCGCTGCGCTGCTCTGCTCGGCCGTCGTCGCCCTCGCGGTCCTGGCCCCCGGCTGGTGGCTCGACCAGCGCTCCGCCGCCCGGCAGCTTGCCCTCTCGCGAGCTCTGCCGAACTTTCTCGACCTGCTCGTGATCTGCCTCGACGCGGGGCTCTCGCTCGAGCAGTCGCTCCTGCGCATCGTCTCGCGCGCCACCGCCGAGGGGGACGTCCTGCGCAGCGAGCTGGCCATCACGCTCGGCGAGATGCAGGCGGGCGTGCCGACGGCCACCGCGTTTCGCAAGTTCGCCGCGCGGGTGGGGAGCGAGGACGCCAACAGCCTGGCCGTGGCCATCGCGGGTGCGACCCAGCTCGGCGCCAGCATCACCGAGGTCCTGCGCGGCTACGCGCTCAACCTGCGGCAGAGCCGCCTGACCCAGCTCGACGAAGGGGCCGGCAAGGCCAGCGCGCGGATCAGTCTGCCGCTCGCGGTGTGCCTCTTGCCGGCGATCCTGATCTTGCTCGTGGGGCCCGCGGGGCTCCTTCTTTACCGCTCGTTCTAGAAGGAAGCGTCATGATCGTTCTCTCGCCACGCACGCTCCGTCTCTTCTCCGCCCGCGGCGTGGCGCTCGCGGCCTTGCTCGGCGGCTGCGCCTCGAGCACGACCCAGGGCCCGCGCGAGG contains:
- a CDS encoding type II secretion system F family protein; translated protein: MTLAQAIGLLAALALFCALQALFWIWRGQRSQRNWLIRERLQGAAEEDVSLLRQERAHVKGLLGRLDAMHRLQRALIQAGMTISVGSFLVAGGVAVVTVGLLATLISGSGLSGFVFSLLVVLLTWLYLVRARTQRLELLETQLPRALELMIYSLRAGHSLEESIRFSSLELPDPLGAELQRVAEQQHLGRPVEQALLQFGARYPRSDALRTLVEAVLVLKQAGGNVVYVMEQLILTLRSQAAYQARYRALTAEGRTSGAILGLLPVIIALTVLLIQPNYLDALVADSSGRSVLMVAVSLWLVGVLWLRQLVRPAL
- a CDS encoding type II secretion system F family protein; amino-acid sequence: MPTFVTVAAFAACGISALLFLLLGVRHYLRQPREEKEEAPSVALRAVAGGGKPGSTAKQLQDRLVRAGIYTQESVDLFYTVRMTVLGVGVVLAAIAGFVVGNVGGAALLCSAVVALAVLAPGWWLDQRSAARQLALSRALPNFLDLLVICLDAGLSLEQSLLRIVSRATAEGDVLRSELAITLGEMQAGVPTATAFRKFAARVGSEDANSLAVAIAGATQLGASITEVLRGYALNLRQSRLTQLDEGAGKASARISLPLAVCLLPAILILLVGPAGLLLYRSF
- a CDS encoding CpaF family protein, which translates into the protein MKVAGRLSGRGGAGGGPTDREKGGAERGLAPGVVADLDAVLASLHDEVVDRLDVASLRHLEPAQLRERVSQLVRQLLQSRHTVLSERQQDQITTSIVDEITGLGPLEPLLADPSVSDILVNTFAAVFVERGGNLERTNVRFRDNEHLIHTINRIVGRVGRRIDEASPMVDARLPDGSRVNAIIPPLALDGPLLSIRRFGKHLVSVKELHQHGSLTRNMALYLKSAVRARCNILISGGTGAGKTTLLNALSGFIPSRERIVTIEDSAELKLQQEHVARLETRPPNIEGKGEIGIRELVRNALRMRPDRIIVGEVRGAEVLDMVQAMNTGHEGSLATIHANAPSDVSTRLLSMFGFAATNISEPMVLQMVARAIHLVVQVSRMTDGRRRVTSISEVAGIKNGEMALNEVFSYEQWGVDPNGRVQGDFACSGHSILAARFRAAGVPFDLEEGGPPR